One window of the Macrobrachium nipponense isolate FS-2020 chromosome 22, ASM1510439v2, whole genome shotgun sequence genome contains the following:
- the LOC135198710 gene encoding protein sax-3-like yields MDILLFFCIFGVAASSEDLAPEIREQPSNVIARRNDPATLNCAASGAARITWFRDGQQVVTSSQGTRSHRVLLPSGSLFFLRVTSSRRESDAGTYWCVASNSYGSTRSQNATLTIATLSDEFEAYPEPVVKARIGDSVTLPCRAPKGVPEPHLVWLRDGREMTNTSRVSVAVDGDLVITDVTLEDSGMYVCRAQNVAGSRDTAPTELIIMIPPWFEKKPANVTTASGVLVELTCRAQGSPMPTVTWRRLDGIMPLGRATIEDQRLVLEQVTAIDSGVYVCEVQNEAGVATAKATLTVVDAPELMQRPQDIQVMTGKSTEITCVVEGDPAPLILWRLPTQDRTALLTPKQSSGHVSVSEDGQVLHLDAATTQDSGIYYCWGVSSGGGVSAQVEIMVVEAYPPPVIGVGPKDLNLAPGSVASFPCEAVSEAATPTITWWYRPAAHLPARQLAQGFENARISLSSNGALVIRDVRVDDGGIYTCKVSAETGHIEQEAILRISKDAVPAPVTTIPAPPSKPHILFTNETAVILKWLPNSQIIGGARHQYIVEYWRQGWDEWRVADTIMMDESCIVKNLTPGNIYTFLVRAVTKGGISFPSPWSDPVTIRPPRDPSLTMDQVIHARRRLSRPTVTLADATATGATSVLLKWKFLTTAHETVEGVLVYTVSGDGIVKVATVLGSSSSAHHLHNLEPNTEYSFFIVPFWRSVEGTPSNSFTLTTPEDKPVEPPKDVHATLREDGSILITWSSLIGRDARGKVTGYQVTLTHNGTETTETVSSPWLEAHGLAPGRIYSVKVAAETGAGLGPFSAPVLIDFGSGLAQGHQDLDEPSNETSVIYAPAQPDWLVYLLIPLVIMLFVCTILYIRRLHHKSAPSNPPQTPAHYQDPSIYPTHHSINMYSEQKLWRPSESEKEYGLSSVRLLPGDQQINEYAEPRSQHANETAEPYATTALLAPGSPRLVHQGSPWHQRSENSGMKVNWAAFLPPPPACPPPRELDLGDPAGQASPRSNRRGGYAGTAQLENAAGSEQYKRPCDATADHTYDTYSQVTSNNCTKDRFITFNTVQNRDISRDSADDQQAQEEETTDIPYNNTH; encoded by the exons ACTTGGCTCCCGAGATTCGAGAACAGCCCAGCAACGTCATCGCTCGTCGGAACGACCCGGCGACTCTCAACTGCGCCGCCTCGGGCGCCGCTCGAATCACCTGGTTCCGGGATGGCCAACAAGTGGTAACGTCCTCGCAGGGCACGCGCTCCCACAGAGTGCTCCTGCCCTCGGGATCGCTCTTCTTCCTGCGGGTCACCTCCAGCAGGAGGGAATCGGACGCGGGGACCTACTGGTGCGTCGCCTCCAACAGCTACGGCTCGACGCGATCGCAGAACGCGACGCTGACCATCGCCACTCTCTCCGACGAGTTCGAGGCGTATCCGGAGCCGGTGGTGAAGGCGCGCATCGGTGATTCCGTGACGCTGCCCTGCCGGGCGCCAAAGGGCGTCCCGGAGCCTCATCTGGTATGGCTGAGGGACGGGAGGGAGATGACCAACACGAGTCGCGTCTCCGTCGCGGTGGATGGAGACCTGGTCATCACAGACGTCACACTGGAGGATTCGGGGATGTACGTCTGCAGGGCGCAGAACGTCGCTGGGAGTCGCGACACTGCGCCGACGGAACTTATCATTATGA TTCCTCCTTGGTTTGAGAAGAAGCCTGCCAATGTTACGACTGCGTCTGGTGTGTTGGTAGAGCTAACATGCCGTGCCCAGGGATCGCCAATGCCCACAGTTACGTGGAGAAGACTTGATGGCATCATGCCACTTGGTCGGGCTACGATCGAAGATCAACGTCTAGTTCTAGAACAAGTCACTGCTATAGACTCTGGAGTGTATGTATGTGAAGTGCAAAACGAGGCGGGTGTTGCTACTGCAAAAGCCACACTAACAGTCGTAGATGCCCCTGAGCTCATGCAGCGTCCACAAGACATTCAGGTGATGACTGGGAAATCAACAGAGATTACTTGCGTTGTCGAAGGAGACCCAGCTCCCCTCATTTTGTGGCGACTTCCTACACAAGACAGAACAGCCCTGCTCACCCCAAAGCAATCAAGTGGCCACGTATCTGTGAGTGAAGATGGACAAGTCTTACACCTGGATGCAGCTACCACCCAGGACAGTGGCATATATTACTGCTGGGGAGTTAGTAGTGGAGGAGGAGTGAGTGCTCAAGTAGAAATAATGGTTGTTGAAGCCTACCCACCACCTGTAATTGGTGTAGGACCCAAAGACTTGAACTTAGCACCTGGAAGTGTTGCCTCATTTCCTTGTGAAGCAGTGAGCGAAGCTGCAACACCAACAATAACTTGGTGGTATCGTCCAGCTGCACACCTACCTGCTAGGCAACTGGCCCAAGGTTTTGAAAATGCCCGGATCTCACTCTCTTCAAATGGTGCCCTTGTAATAAGAGATGTCCGGGTTGATGATGGGGGCATCTACACTTGCAAAGTATCTGCAGAAACAGGGCACATAGAGCAAGAGGCAATATTGCGAATAAGCAAAGATGCTGTGCCCGCTCCAGTGACGACGATTCCTGCACCTCCTTCAAAACCTCATATTCTGTTCACTAACGAAACTGCCGTTATCTTGAAATGGTTACCCAATTCGCAGATAATTGGTGGTGCAAGGCACCAATACATTGTTGAATACTGGAGGCAAGGGTGGGATGAATGGCGGGTTGCCGATACCATCATGATGGACGAATCCTGTATTGTAAAGAACCTGACACCTGGCAACATTTACACATTCTTGGTGAGGGCAGTTACGAAAGGGGGCATCTCCTTCCCAAGCCCTTGGTCAGATCCAGTCACCATACGGCCTCCCAGGGACCCGTCACTGACAATGGACCAAGTCATTCATGCAAGGCGTCGTCTCTCTAGGCCGACGGTTACCCTCGCTGATGCAACTGCTACAGGTGCCACTAGTGTACTTCTGAAGTGGAAGTTCCTTACGACTGCCCACGAAACAGTGGAGGGTGTCCTGGTATATACAGTGTCAGGAGATGGAATAGTAAAAGTAGCAACTGTACTAGGGTCCTCTTCCTCTGCACATCATTTACATAATCTGGAGCCCAATACAGAGTATTCTTTCTTCATAGTACCATTTTGGAGGAGCGTCGAGGGAACGCCTTCAAATTCTTTCACGCTCACCACCCCAGAGGATA AACCTGTCGAGCCACCAAAGGACGTCCATGCAACCCTCAGAGAAGACGGTTCCATACTCATCACGTGGTCCTCATTGATTGGCAGAGACGCCCGTGGGAAAGTCACAGGTTACCAGGTAACTCTCACCCACAATGGAACGGAGACCACAGAAACTGTGTCCAGCCCTTGGCTTGAAGCTCACGGTCTTGCCCCTGGTCGCATCTACAGTGTGAAAGTGGCTGCAGAGACAGGAGCAGGCCTAGGACCCTTTAGCGCACCTGTGCTCATTGATTTTGGATCTGGCCTGGCCCAAGGCCATCAAGACCTGGATGAACCCTCGAACGAAACATCTGTGATTTACGCTCCTGCACAACCTGACTGGTTGGTGTACTTACTCATTCCCTTGGTCATTATGCTGTTCGTGTGCACTATTCTCTACATCAGGAGACTTCACCACAAATCCGCCCCGTCAAACCCGCCACAGACACCGGCACATTATCAGGACCCTTCCATATACCCAActcatcactccatcaacatgTACAGTGAACAAAAGCTCTGGCGCCCATCAGAGAGTGAAAAAGAATACGGCCTGTCTTCTGTGCGCCTTCTTCCAGGAGACCAACAAATCAACGAGTATGCCGAGCCTAGGTCTCAGCATGCCAACGAAACGGCAGAGCCGTATGCCACCACGGCACTATTGGCACCTGGCTCTCCTCGTCTGGTCCACCAAGGCAGCCCGTGGCACCAAAGGTCCGAGAACTCTGGGATGAAAGTGAACTGGGCAGCCTTCCTTCCGCCGCCGCCAGCGTGCCCGCCCCCTCGCGAGCTGGACCTGGGTGACCCCGCGGGTCAAGCGAGCCCTCGAAGCAACCGGAGGGGCGGCTATGCCGGAACCGCGCAGCTTGAGAACGCTGCGGGATCAGAGCAATATAAGAGGCCTTGTGATGCCACTGCAGACCACACGTACGACACGTACTCCCAGGTGACTTCTAACAACTGCACTAAGGACAGATTTATAACGTTCAACACTGTCCAAAACCGCGACATCTCCCGAGACAGCGCAGACGACCAGCAAGCGCAGGAGGAAGAGACGACCGACATCCCTTACAACAACACTCATTAA